Genomic window (Gemmatimonadaceae bacterium):
GCTCGTCCGACAGCCCCGCGTCGCGCAGCGCCGCCGCCACCAGGCCCATCCCGCTGGCGTCGAACGGCTCGGCGGTGCTCCCATCGAAGTCAGACCCGAGGGCAATGTGGTCCTCCCCGGCGACCCGCATCGCGTAAGCGACCGCCCGGGCAAAGGACGCCGCCGTGGGCTCGCATATGGCGCCGTCCCAGTAGCCGATCCCCACCACCCCGCCGCCGGCGGCGATGCGCCGCAGCTGGTCGTCGGTGAGGTTGCGCGGCCCCGGGCAGGTGCCCTGCACCCCGCCGTGCGAGACGACGATCGGACGGCGCGTCGTGGCGAGGATGTCGTCCACGAGGCGCGGCGAGGCGTGCGCGACGTCGATCACCAGCCCTAACGAGTCCATCCGCGCGACCACCTGCCGGCCGAAGGGCGTAAGCCCCCCCTGCTCCACCCCATGCGCCGACCCGCCCACCTCGTTGTCGAAGAAGTGGGTGAAGCCAAACATGCGAAAGCCGTCGGCGGCGAGCGAGTCGAGGAAGTCGAGGCGCCCCTCGAGCGGATGCAACCCCTCCGTGGCGAGGAGCGCGCCGATGGCGGGGCGACCGCGCCGGCGCAGGGCGAGGAGTGCCGCGAGCTCTTCGCGGGATGTCACCAGGCGCAACGCCGAGTCGCCGCGCGCCGCGCTGCGCGCCACCGCATCCCTGAGCCGCCTCGCCTGCCAGCGCGCGCGACCGAAGACCGAGAACCAGGCGCGAACCGGGTACCGCTCGGCAATGGCGAGGATCGTGATGTTGTCCGTCGTTGCGGTATTGCGCTCGTAGTTGATACCGCGCGGCGTCTTGGTCACCACGGAGAACACCTGCAGGGCGACATGTCCGTCCTGGAGGCGCGGGACGTCGACGTGCCCGTAGTCATGCCGCTCGAGCAGGTCGCGCGGCCACAGCAGGGCGTCGGCGTGGAGGTCGACCACGTCAAGCGTGCGCAGGAGCGACTCTGCCGCCGGTGGGGCCGTGTACGGCGCAGGGGCCAGCAGCGTGTTCATGGAGCGGTCGGCCATGGCCGCGCCGCGCGTGAAGAAGACCACCAGCCCGGCCGCGACGACGGCGGCAAGGGCGAGGAGCAGCTTGCGGGTCACGGGCGTGAGGAGGGTCAGGCCGCGCGCGCGCGCGCGTGAAAGGCGTCGGCCATCGCGAGGAAGTTGCGCAGCATCTCCTTGCCACCCTGCGTCAGGATCGACTCGGGATGGAACTGCACCCCCCACACCGGGTGCGAGCGGTGGCGCAGGGCGTGGATCTCGTCAGGCAGGTCGGCGGCGTGCGCCACGACGTCGAGCGTGTCGGGGAGCGAGACCCGCTCCACGATCAACGAGTGGTAGCGCATCACACGGAGCGGCGACGGGAGCCCCTGAAAGAGCCCGCTCCCCTCGTGCACCACCTCCGACACCTTGCCGTGCATCACGCGCGAGGCGCGCACCACGCGACCGCCGTACGCCTCGCCGATCGCCTGGTGCCCGAGACAAACTCCCAGCAGCGGCGTGGTGGCGCCCAGGGCACGGATCACGGGGACGCTGATCCCCGCCTCGTGTGGCGTGCACGGCCCTGGCGAGATCACGATGGCCCGCGGCGACATCGCGCGCACCGCATCGACCGTGAGCGCGTCGTTGCGGTGCACCACCGGCGACGCCCCCAGTTCACCGAAGTACTGGACCAGGTTGTACGTGAAGGAGTCGTAGTTGTCGATGACGAGGAGCACGAGGACGATTGGCGAAAGGAGGAGGCAGCGCGTGTTGCGTCCGCTCTGGCGTGCGCGCTGGTCTGCGCGCGGGCGTGCGCCGACGCTTCACCCACGCGGATGATACTGCCGGTGAACGGTGCGCAGATAGTCGCGGTTGACGTGCGTGTAGATCTGCGTCGTGGAGATGTCCGCGTGCCCCAGCATGTCCTGCACCGCCCGCAGGTCGGCCCCGCCCTCCAGCAGGTGCGTCGCAAAGGAATGGCGCAGCGTGTGGGGCGATACGTGTTTCTCGATGCCGGCGCCCTCCACGTGCTTGCGAAGGATCTTCCACGCCCCCATGCGCGACAGCGCCTGGCCACGCGCATTGAGGAAGAGGATCCCCTTCCCGCTCCCCCGCTCGAGCCGCGGGCGCAACTCGCGCAGGTACAGGTCGATCGCGCCAACCGCCGAGCGTCCCACGGGAACCAGTCGTTCCTTGGCGCCCTTGCCGAAGACGCGCACCAACCCCTCGTCGAGGAGGACGTCCTTCACCTGCAGCCCGATCCACTCGCTCACGCGGAGCCCCGCCCCGTAGGCCAGTTCGAGCATCGCCCGGTCGCGAAAGAACATCGCATCGTCGATCAGCGGCGCCCCCAGCAACCGGTCGACTTCTTCCACCGAGAGGACGTCGGGGAGGTCGCGCCAGCGCTTGGGCATCTCCAGACGGTCGCTGGGATCGCTGGCAACGACCCCTTCGCCCAGCAGAAAGCGAAAGTACGTCCGCACCCCCGACACGTTGCGCCGGATGGACGATGGCGAGAGCCCCAGGTCCTTGAGGTGGTAGACGAAGTCGCGCAGCAGTCGCGCGTCGAGTGCACCGGGAGCACGCACCCCCTTGGTGACGGCGAAGATGGCGAGGCGCGCCACGTCGCGTCCGTACGCGTCGCGCGTGCGCTCCGACGAGCCCTGCTCGAGCGAGAGGAAGTCGTCGAAGCGCTCCAGGTAGAAGGCGCGCGCCACGTCATCGGGCGTCAGCGGCTCGCCCATCGCCGTTACTCCTCCCCCGCGCCGCCCTTTCGGCGCCGCGCGACGTACCAGGCGCCCAGCGCCACGACGACGACCACTCCCGCCACCACCCCCGACCAGCGTCCGAGCCGCCCAACCTGGCGCGCCAGCAGCTCCCAGTTGCTCCCCGCGGTGAAAGCGAGCCAGGTGATTGCCCCGTACCAGATGGCCGAGGCGGCGGAAATCGCGATGGCCAGCCCCGGCAGCGGGAAGTGCAGCGCGCCAGACATGGGCGGGACGAGGGCGCGCACGCCGGGAAGGAATCGGCTCACGAAGAAGGCGAGAGCGCCGTAGCGCTCATGCCAGGCGGCAAGGCGAGCCTCATTTCGCCCTCCCGGCGCCACATGGAAGCGCCGCGCAATCCAGGCGCGTCCCAGCCTCCGTCCCGCCACGTACATGGCCAGCGCCCCCGCCACGTTGCCGAGCCAGACGGCGAGGAAGGCCGGCCACGGCGAAGCCTGGTTGCGGGCGGCCAGAAACCCGCCGAACGCCACCAGCACGTCGGCCGGAATGGGTGGGAAGATGTTCTCGACCGCGGCCAGCGCCGCCATGGCGGCCAGGAGCGTGGCCGGATGGAGCGCCGAGAGCCAGTCCAGCAGCGATTGCAGCTGCAGCACGGCGCGCTCAGCCAGCGGCGGTGGCGCGCGCGGAACCGAGCGTCGCAACTGCGACGCAGGCCAGTCCCTCGCCGCGCCCGATCCACCCCATCCCCTCGTTCGTCTTCCCCTTCACGCTGACCGCGCCCAGCTCCAGCTGCAACACCGCCGACAGGCGCTCGCGGATGCGCAGGCGGTGCGGGCCGATCCGCGGACGCTCGGCAATCACCGTCACGTCGATGTTGGTCAGCGTGAAGCCCAGCGCACGCACGCGATCGTACGCCGCCAGCAGCATCTCCACCGAATCCCTGCCGCGGTTCGCGGGATCGGTGTCGGCAAACATCTCGCCGATGTCGCCCGCGCCCGCGGCGCCGAGGATGGCGTCGGTGAGCGCGTGGCAGATCGCATCGCCGTCGGAGTGCCCCACGAGGACCACATCCGACGGAACGTCGACGCCCCCGAGGCGCATGGGGCCTCCGGGGGCGAAGCGGTGCGAGTCGTAGCCGATTCCCGTGCGCATCAGGCGGCGACCGGCGTCTCCTGCGGGATGAGCGAGTAGTCCTGGCGCCGGCGCGCTGGGGTGAAGCCGGCGTCGCGAATGAGGCGCTCCAACTCGTCCGTGGTGGTGCGGTACGTCGTGTTGGCCGCCGACACCACGTTCTCCTCGATCATGAGCGAGCCAAAATCGTTGCAGCCGAACGAGAGCGCGAGCTGCCCGATCTTCATCCCCATCGTCACCCAGCTGGCCTGCAGGTTGGGGACGTTGTCCAGCACCATCCGCGCAATGGCGACGGTGCGCAGGTACTCCGTCGCATCGGTCTTTTGCATGTGCGACATCTGCGGCGTGTTCTCCGGCTGCAACGGCCAGGTGATGAAGGCGGTGAAGCCGTTGGTGCGCGCCTGCACCGCGCGCACGCGCTGCAGGTGCTCCAGGCGCTCCGCCAGCGTCTCGCCGATCCCGTACATCATGGTGACCGAGGTCTTCATTCCCTCGTTATGCGCCAGCTCCATGATCTCCAGCCAGCGGTCGGCCCCGGCCTTCTTGGGGGCGACGATGTCGCGCACGCGCTGGACCAGGATCTCGCCACCCCCGCCCGGGATGGAGTCGAGCCCCGCCTGTTGCAGCTCACGGATGACGTCGACCGCCTCCATCCGGAACGTCTTGGCAAAGAAGTCCACCTCGCTCGGACTGAAGCCGTGGACGTGGATGGGATGGTGACGCTTGATGTAGCGCAGCAGGTCCAGGTACCACTCGAAGGGGATGTACGGGTTGTGCCCCCCCTGGATGAGGATCTGCACCCCGCCCAGCGCCTTCGTCTCCTCGATCTTCTCCCCGATCTGCTCGAACGAGAGCGTGTACCCTTCCCCGTGCTTGGGACGACGGTAGAAGGCGCAGAAGC
Coding sequences:
- the xerD gene encoding site-specific tyrosine recombinase XerD, yielding MGEPLTPDDVARAFYLERFDDFLSLEQGSSERTRDAYGRDVARLAIFAVTKGVRAPGALDARLLRDFVYHLKDLGLSPSSIRRNVSGVRTYFRFLLGEGVVASDPSDRLEMPKRWRDLPDVLSVEEVDRLLGAPLIDDAMFFRDRAMLELAYGAGLRVSEWIGLQVKDVLLDEGLVRVFGKGAKERLVPVGRSAVGAIDLYLRELRPRLERGSGKGILFLNARGQALSRMGAWKILRKHVEGAGIEKHVSPHTLRHSFATHLLEGGADLRAVQDMLGHADISTTQIYTHVNRDYLRTVHRQYHPRG
- the mqnC gene encoding dehypoxanthine futalosine cyclase, with the translated sequence MTRDLLDFYTNAPLLELGHEADRIRREKHPHDTVTFIVDRNINYTNVCVADCGFCAFYRRPKHGEGYTLSFEQIGEKIEETKALGGVQILIQGGHNPYIPFEWYLDLLRYIKRHHPIHVHGFSPSEVDFFAKTFRMEAVDVIRELQQAGLDSIPGGGGEILVQRVRDIVAPKKAGADRWLEIMELAHNEGMKTSVTMMYGIGETLAERLEHLQRVRAVQARTNGFTAFITWPLQPENTPQMSHMQKTDATEYLRTVAIARMVLDNVPNLQASWVTMGMKIGQLALSFGCNDFGSLMIEENVVSAANTTYRTTTDELERLIRDAGFTPARRRQDYSLIPQETPVAA
- the ispF gene encoding 2-C-methyl-D-erythritol 2,4-cyclodiphosphate synthase translates to MRTGIGYDSHRFAPGGPMRLGGVDVPSDVVLVGHSDGDAICHALTDAILGAAGAGDIGEMFADTDPANRGRDSVEMLLAAYDRVRALGFTLTNIDVTVIAERPRIGPHRLRIRERLSAVLQLELGAVSVKGKTNEGMGWIGRGEGLACVAVATLGSARATAAG
- a CDS encoding membrane dipeptidase codes for the protein MADRSMNTLLAPAPYTAPPAAESLLRTLDVVDLHADALLWPRDLLERHDYGHVDVPRLQDGHVALQVFSVVTKTPRGINYERNTATTDNITILAIAERYPVRAWFSVFGRARWQARRLRDAVARSAARGDSALRLVTSREELAALLALRRRGRPAIGALLATEGLHPLEGRLDFLDSLAADGFRMFGFTHFFDNEVGGSAHGVEQGGLTPFGRQVVARMDSLGLVIDVAHASPRLVDDILATTRRPIVVSHGGVQGTCPGPRNLTDDQLRRIAAGGGVVGIGYWDGAICEPTAASFARAVAYAMRVAGEDHIALGSDFDGSTAEPFDASGMGLVAAALRDAGLSDEQVRKVMGENALRLLGELLPSR
- a CDS encoding DedA family protein, which gives rise to MLQLQSLLDWLSALHPATLLAAMAALAAVENIFPPIPADVLVAFGGFLAARNQASPWPAFLAVWLGNVAGALAMYVAGRRLGRAWIARRFHVAPGGRNEARLAAWHERYGALAFFVSRFLPGVRALVPPMSGALHFPLPGLAIAISAASAIWYGAITWLAFTAGSNWELLARQVGRLGRWSGVVAGVVVVVALGAWYVARRRKGGAGEE
- a CDS encoding aminodeoxychorismate/anthranilate synthase component II, with the translated sequence MLLVIDNYDSFTYNLVQYFGELGASPVVHRNDALTVDAVRAMSPRAIVISPGPCTPHEAGISVPVIRALGATTPLLGVCLGHQAIGEAYGGRVVRASRVMHGKVSEVVHEGSGLFQGLPSPLRVMRYHSLIVERVSLPDTLDVVAHAADLPDEIHALRHRSHPVWGVQFHPESILTQGGKEMLRNFLAMADAFHARARAA